The DNA window ACGGCGAAGGGCCTGCGAACGCTGGTGCTGGAGCGTGGTCGCGATGTACGGCACATTACCGACTACCCCACGACCAACATGCAACCCTGGGAGTTTGAACACCGGGGCCAGCTGACCAAAGACGTCAAAGACGCCAACCCGATTATCAGCAAGTGCTACGCATTTTACGAAGGCACCGAGCAGTTTTTCGTGAAAGACGCTGAGCACCCCTACGTGCAGGAAAAACCCTTCGACTGGATTCGTGGCTATCAGGTTGGTGGTAAATCGCTGATGTGGGCGCGGCAAACCCAGCGCTGGAGCGACTTCGACTTTACCGGTCCCGCCCGCGATGGGTTCGCCGTCGACTGGCCAATTCGCTACGCCGATCTGGCTCCGTGGTACAGCTACGTCGAGAAATTTGCGGGGATCACCGGCAACAAAGACGGCCTCGATACTCTGCCCGATGGTGAGTTTCTGACGCCCCACGAGTGGAACTGCGTCGAAACGCATTTTCAGAAGCAGATCGCCAGCAAATACAAAGACCGGCACGTGATTATGGGCCGGGCGGCTCACCTGACAAGCCCAAAGCAGATTCACTACGATCAGGGCCGGGCACAGTGTCAGCACCGGACGATCTGCGAGCGCGGCTGTCCGTTCGGCGGCTACTTCAGCAGCAACTCAAGCACAATTCCGTGGGCGGCCAAGACGGGTAAGATGACCCTGCGGCCCAACTCGGTGGTTCACTCGATCATCTACGACGAGAAAAAAGGCCGGGCAACGGGCGTGCGCGTGATCGACGCTAATACAAAGCAGATGACGGAGTACTACGCCCGGCTGATCTTCGTCAACGCGGCTGCCCTCAATACCAACCTGATTCTGCTCAACTCGATTTCGACGCGCTTCCCCAACGGGCTGGGTAACGACAGCGGTACGCTGGGCAAATACGTGGCGTTCCACAACTACCGGGCGGGTATTTCGGGCGAATACGACGGTAATCTCGACATGACCACCGACGGACGCCGACCCAACAGCCCGTATATCCCCCGCTTCCGCAACGTTTATAAGCAGGAAACTAACTTTCTGCGCGGCTACGCGGCTGGTTTTCAGGCGGGTCGTTCCTCGGATACCGATCAAAGCGGGATGGGGGCCGACCTGAAGCAAAGTTTGCTAAACCCGAAGCTGGGTGGCTGGCACGTCGGATCGCACATGATGGGCGAAACCATTCCGAAAGAAAGCAACTACGTCGCGCTCGATTCGTCGCTGAAAGACCCGTACGGCATCCCGCAGCTCAAAATTGCGATTGCCTACGACGATAACGACGAGAAGATGATCAAGGATTATCAGGAGCAGATGACCGAGATGTTTCAGGCGGCTGGCTTCACCAATATCCGCCTGCGCGACGACAAACGCAACCCCGGCCTCGATATTCACGAGATGGGCGGTGTCCGGATGGGTAAAGACCCCAAAACGTCGATGCTAAACAAGTGGAATCAGCTGCACGCGGTGAAAAACGTGTTCGTCACCGACGGAGCAAGCATGACGTCGACCTCCACGCAAAACCCCTCACTTACCTACATGGCCTTCTCCGCCCGCTCGGTTGATTACGCCGTCAAGGCAATGAAAAAAGGTCTGGTTTAAGGTTCAGAGTTTAACGTTCAAGGTTTAAAGTCTACTGTTTGAGGTTGCTGCCCGTGTCAACCTTAAACAGTAGACTTTAAACATTAAACCAAGCCTTGCTTCTCTAAACTTTCCGTCGTAACGTTGCGTTAATTAAACTGAGTCTAAATAATTAACGCCGTCTTAACAAGCGGTGCCGGGAGTATGAGTAAGCGCAGTGTAGCCGATTTGAAAGTAGGAGAGCGGGCCATCATTCAGGCGTTCAACGACGAGGTGATGTCGCTTAAATTGCTGGAAATGGGCTGTTTACCCGGTGCTGAGGTGTGTATGGGCAGCAAAGCCCCTCTTGGCGACCCGATCTGTCTGCACGTGTCGGGCTATTGCCTGTCAATGCGCAAGGCCGAAGCCGCTACCATTCTTGTTGAGTAAGGTTAAGTCCTACAGGTTGCACGTTTTCGGGTCGATCCGTTGTTAACCTGCGGAGACCACCGACCGATAAACTGTACTACCGAGTTGAAGCCCCCCGTCATCGCCCTTATCGGCAACCCCAACGCGGGTAAATCATCGCTTTTCAATCAGCTAACCGGGCTGCGTCAGAAAACCGGTAACTTTCCCGGCGTCACGATGGACCGGAAATCGGGGCCGTGGGCTATCGACGAACAGACCACCGCTACCGTTGTCGACCTGCCCGGCGTGTATTCTGTTTATCCCAAATCGCTGGATGAACAGGTTGTCACCGATATTCTGGCCAACCCCAGCCATCCCGACTACCCCGATGTGGCTATCGTCGTAATCGACGCGTCGAACCTCCACCGAAACCTGCTGCTGTTTACGCAGGTCGCTGATCTGGGTTTGCCGACAGTGCTGGCGCTGAACATGCTCGACGTTGCCAAAGAGCAGGAGAAGGAAGTCAACGCGGTGCGGCTGGCGATGCGGCTGGGCGTGCCGGTCGTGCGGGTCAATGCCCGGCTGGGCGAAGGTCTCGATGCACTGCGCAAAGCCGTACAGAAGCAGATGCTGGAGCCGGTATTGCCCGGCAAACCCTTATTTGATCCCGCCGACGAAGCCCCTCAACTAATCGCTGAAACAAAGGCGCAGTATGGCCTGAGCAATAATTACCTGGCCCTGCAATACGTCATTCAGCACGACGGGTTTACGTTTCTCAACGAACAGCAGCGGCACAATCTGGACACGCTAATCTCCGACCATCAGTTCAGGGAAATTCCGTTCCAGGCCGACGAAACCATCACCCGATACAAGCGTATCGCGCAGATCGTTACGGAGGTCGTCACTGATCAGCGGCCCATTGGCAAACCGACCTGGACCCAGAAAATTGACAAAGTGCTGCTACACCCGATCTGGGGGTACGCCAGTTTTGCGTTTATCCTGCTGCTGATTTTTCAGGCCATTTTCGCCTGGGCCACGCCCTTCATGGACGGTATCGATGCGGGGGTAGCCTGGCTCAACGGACAGCTGAAAGAAAGTCTGCCCCCCGGCCCGCTCACCGATTTACTTACCGACGGTATTCTGGCTGGTATCGGGGTATTCTGGTGTTTATCCCCCAAATCGCTTTTCTGTTTCTGCTGGTGTCGTTGCTGGAAGAGTCGGGTTATATGGCGCGGGTCATGGTCATCATGGACCGGATTATGCGTAAGTTCGGGCTGAACGGGCGCAGCGTCGTACCGCTGATTTCGGGCGTTGCCTGCGCCGTTCCGGCCATCATGGCGACCCGCAGCATCGGCACCCGGCGCGACCGGCTGATTACGATTCTGGTAACGCCCCTGATGAGTTGTTCGGCCCGCCTGCCCATCTACACCATCCTGATTGCACTGGTTGTGCCGAGCCGCCGGGTGCTGGGTGTCTTCAACGTGCAGGGGCTGGCCCTGATGGCCCTGTATCTGCTCGGTCTGCTCAGTGCGCTGCTGGCGGCTTACGTGCTGAAACTGGTACTGAAAACGAAAGAACGCGGCTATTTCATTATGGAACTGCCTACGTTCAAGCTGCCCCGCTGGAACCACGTCGGGCTGACGGTTTGGGAAAGTGTGCGGTCGTTTGTGTGGGAAGCCGGGCGCGTGATTCTGGCCATTTCGATCATCCTATGGGTGCTGGCGAGTTACGGCCCCGGCAATACTATGCAACAGGCTGAAGACACCGTCCGGCGCGAACAGCCGACGCTGTCACCCGAGGAACTGAGTAATCGCGTTGCGTCGGAGCGGCTCGAAGCGTCGTACGCGGGTCGGTTCGGTCATTTCATCGAACCCGCTATCCGGCCGCTGGGCTACGACTGGAAAATCGGTATTGCGCTGCTTAGTTCGTTTGCCGCCCGCGAAGTATTCGTCGGCACGATGTCGACGATTTACAGTATCGGCGCCGGTGGCGACGACGAGGGCGTGACTATCCGCGAACGACTGTTGCAGGAGCGTAACCCCGAAACGGGTGGCCCGATGTATACGCCTGCACTGGCGTGGTCGCTGCTGATTTTTTACGTCTTCGCCATGATGTGCATGAGTACGCTGGCGGCTACGCAGCGCGAAACCAAAAGCTGGAAGTGGCCCGCCGTGCAGCTAGTGTACATGATGCTGCTGGCCTACGGTTCCGCTTTCCTGACATATCAGCTTATGAGTTGATCCCTTTCTGACGGGATATACAAAGCAGAACGCCCGCTGATCGTATGATCAGCGGGCGTTCTGCTTAAAATCTTATGGAGTAGTTTACCAGAGTATACCTTTCGCAATCAGCGGGAAGACGAATTGATAAACGATGTAGCCGAACAGAGCTATGGTGATGGTGCCAATGGCGGTAGTCTGATCGAAGAAAGACCGCGATTTGTTGCGGGTAGATGACCAGTTGCGTTGCGTCGTGTATTTCATCTCCGGTGTCAGTATCTTGTCTTGTACTATGGACAATTCTGATACCGGATGGGAGTCCACCTATACAGTTATTACGTGTGGCAAGCTAATCAGCCCGTAATCAGCGACTTCAAAATAGTGCCTGATTCGGACATTTCGTAAGCGGTAGGGGCAGTATGCAGGCATACTACTATACGTTAGCCCGGTTGTAGAATTATTTCTACGCTGGCGTCCCATCTTGTCTACGGATTTACTCCCAGCGTAACGCATCAACAACGTCTGATGCCGTCATACCGATCGGGCCGCGCTGTGAAGCCACCACATCGCCCGCTAACCCGTGGGCATATACGCCTAGTACGGCGGCTTCGACGGGGTCGTAGCCCTGCGCCAGCAACGCCGTCAGAACGCCCGTCAGCACGTCGCCCGTACCGCCGGTGCTCAGGCCCGGATTCCCTGTCGCGTTGAAATGCACCTCACCGTCGGGCGTCGCGACAGCCGAATATGCCCCCTTCAGCACGACGACAAGCTTGTGCGTTTTGGCAAAATCGCGCAGAAGGTCCAGCTTTTCGTAGTCGTCTTTCCAGGGCTTGGTCAGCCGCTCAAATTCTTTGGGGTGGGGCGTCAGGATGCTGTGTTTCGGGATCTGCGCGTACAACTCGCGGTTTTCGCTGAGCAGGTTTAGCGCATCAGCATCGATCACCATTGGCTTCTTTATCGTCGGCAGCAGTTCGCGCAGCATCGTCAGCGTTTCGGGCGCTTTGCCAATACCGGGGCCGATACCAACGGTCGAGTATTCCGACGGCGGAGTACTACTGATGCGGCTGGTACCGGTAAGCACCGTCTGATGACCGTCGGGCTGGCACATGGCTTCGGGCACCGACGATTGCAGAATTGGGTAGCCGCACTGAGGTACGTGTACCGTCAGCAACCCCACGCCCGACCGCAGGCAGGCCCGCGCCGAGAGCACAGCTGCACCCATCTTGCCGAAACTGCCCGCCAGCAGCAGGGCGTGGCCAAACGTCCCTTTGTTGGAATACCGCTCCCGCTTGTGCAGCAGCAGCCGTGCCTCGCGGGGTTGGGTGAAATAGTACGGCGTCGGGGCGAGATCGATATAGCGTTTGTGAAGCTGAATATCGACCAGGTGCCAGTTGCCAACGTATTTGCCGTTTTTAGGCAGTACAAACGCCAGTTTAGGCAGTTGAAACGACACCGTGTGATCGGGTTCGATAATCACATCGTCGGGCTGGTTGGCCTGATCGACGTACAGCCCGCTGGCAATATCAACCGAAATGACCGTTGCCGGGGCGCGGTTGATCGTCTCGATGGTTGCTTTGACGATACCCTCCGCCGGTCGCGACAGCCCCGACCCCAGAATGGCGTCGATTACGACTTCGTTGTGCCGTAGGGTGGGGAGGTCGCGAGAAAACTCGACGTATTTAATGTCTTCGGTGATGAGCTTGAGCCGACGGTGATTGTGCATAAAGTCGTCGGATTCGCGGGGCGCGTACCGAACGACGTACACCTCAACCGGATACTCACGTTCCATCAGCAGCCGGGCAATAGCCAGCCCATCGCCCCCGTTGTTGCCCAGCCCGCAGAAAATTTTTGTCGACGTCGTCGCCGGAAAATGATCGACGTACCAGTTGACGAACCCCAGCGATGCCCGTTCCATGAGATTCAGCGGAGCAATGGGTTCGTGCTTTATAGTCGACTCGTCGAGGGCGCGGATCTGGTCAACGTTCAGTATTTTCATTCGGGGTGTATTGGCTGAAGGAGGTAATTTTGCAAAAGTATTTTCCGGCCGCCAAAATTTTGCTATCTTTGCGGCTCATTTCGCAAATAGTTATCTGGCGATTTATATACGGTCATGAGCGAGTTAATCAAATTAGTGGAGGCAGACAATGCGCAGCGTCGCACCGAGTTGCCTACGTTCCGGGCGGGAGACACGGTGAATGTGCACGTCAAAATCCGCGAAGGAAATAAAGAACGGATCCAGGTATTCACCGGCACAGTTATTCAGCGCCGGAACCCAAGCAGCGGTGGCGAAACGTTCACCGTGCGTAAGGTATCGAACGGTGTAGGTGTCGAGCGGATTTTCCCGACCCTGTCGCCTAACATTGACAAAATCGAGGTAGTACGTATGGGTAAAGTACGTCGTGCCCGTCTGTTCTTCCTGCGCGGTCGTCAGGGCAAGGCAGCACGTCTGAAAGAGCGCAAGCCGAAACCAGCAGTCGTGGCTTAATTGCCGGCGTCATCGTCAGAAGCGTACCAGAGCCACCTGTATGGGTGGCTTTTTTTGTTGCAAAGTTGTAGAGTTTGATAGTTGTAGAGTCGTAAAGTTGCTACCGCCGGATGGCCCGACGCGCCAGTCCCGGCACCGTACGCGGCTGCGGGGGAACCGCAACTTTATAACTTTACGACTCTACAACTATCAAACTCTACAACTACCCCCGTGAACATTCCATTTTTTAAATACCAGGGTACCGGTAACGATTTTGTGATGATCGACGACCGGAGTGAAACCTTCCCCGCCAGCGATCAGGCCCTGATTGAGCGACTGTGCCATCGGCGATTTGGTATTGGTGCCGATGGGCTGATTCTGCTGCGCAACGACCCCGACTACGATTTTCGGATGATTTATTTCAATGCTGATGGAGCCGAAGGCAGCATGTGCGGCAATGGGGGCCGGTGTATCGTTCGCTTTGCCCACGACCTGAATCTGTTTGAGGGGCAAACGCGCTTTATTGCTGTGGATGGTGAGCACACTGCTACTGTAACGGACAACGATGTGTCGCTGAAGATGAGCGATGTAGCTGCTATTGGCGAGCAGGGGAACCATGTGTTTCTCAACACAGGCTCTCCGCACGCCGTGTTGTTTACGGATGATCTGGAATCGACGGATGTAGTGGCTGAGGGGCGTGCTATCCGGTACAGCGAGCCATTCAGCCCGGGTGGTACAAACGTAAATTTTGTACAGCAGACAGACCAATCGTCGTTGTATGTGCGTACATACGAACGGGGCGTTGAAGACGAAACCTACTCCTGTGGTACCGGTGTGACGGCGGCAGCGCTGGCGGCTCACAGTCAATTGGGTGTCGCGGAGCCGGTTGCCATACGCACGCTGGGTGGTAACCTGCGCGTATCGTTCAACCAGAAGCCCGATGGTACCTTTACCGACGTGTACCTGATTGGCCCGGCCCGGCGGGTGTTCACCGGAAGCTGTACAATCTGATTTTTATCCGTTGTTATGATCCTTTACAAAGCAAAGAGCTGGCTACCCGCTGTTTGGCATTTCCACACTGGTCCAACTGCATTTGCACTGTTCCGGCGGCTGGGTGTCGTACTGATTTACGTTGCGATCGTAACGACCGTTGAAATACACTACTTCGACACTCGCCTGAAAGACACGCCCAGTTCGTTTCTGTCGGCAATGGGCATTCTGCTTAGCCTGCTGCTGATCTATCGGACGAATACGGCTTATGACCGGTTCTATGAGGGTCGGACTGCCTGGGGGGCTCTGGTGAATAACAGCCGGAACCTGGCGCTTTACTTTAACGCCGTACTACCGCTCGATCGACACGAAGACCGATTGTTCTTCGCAAAGATGATTTCCAACTTTCCGTTCGCGCTCAAAAACCACTTGCGGGGAAGTACAAACACAGATGAACTGGAACTGCTGGACGACGAAGACAAACAAACACTGAATCGGTTCGATTACAAACCCGGTGGCGTGTCGAGCCTGCTATGGAACCGGTCAGAATCGCTGTACCGGGAGGGTATGCTGTCGACGTCGCAACATATCAACCTGAATCAGCGGCTCACAGCCATGATGGACGTGGCCGGTATCTGCGACCGGATCAAGAGTACGCCGATTCCGTTTTCGTACAACCTGTTTATCAAGCTGTTTATTACGATTTACGTGGGGGTATTGCCATTTACCATCGTTCAGGCGTTTGGGTACATGACCATTCCTGCCGTGGTGCTTACTTCCTATATTCTGATTGGGCTGGAACTGATCGGGGAGGAGATCGAAGACCCGTTTGGTGTCGACCGTAACGATTTGCCGCTGAATCAGATCAGCCAGTTGATTCGGGTCAACGTACACGATATCCTGAATTACGAACTGCCGCAGGCCGAGAAACAGGCCGCAAAACCCGGCTTCGTTATCGTCACGTAGGTTTTCTTTCGACAGGATTACAGGATTTACTTTCTTTTTCAACAGTAAATCCTGTAATCCTGTCGGTTATACATCCCCGATTAGGCCACCGTGAAGATGGTAGAGGGTGTGCTGCTGAAATTCGGGCTGACGCAACAGATCTTTAATGGCAATACGGCTGCGGGTACCGTTTGAGCACACGACGATCAGCGGATCATGGCCAGTCAGTTCGTCCTTGCGGGCTCGGATGTCGGGCAGGGGCAGGTTTAGACCACCCAGATTAAACTCGTCGAACTCCCATTCATCGCGCACATCAACAACCAGCGTGCCGGGCTGCTGCCGAAGCGAGTCGAGTTCATCCAGCGAAATATCGGAGTACGAATGAGTAAGCATACGTCGATACAACAACGGCAATTTGCACCCTGTTCAGTACCGTAGTAGAGAATCAGCGTCGACTAATCTCCAGAATAGCGATTTCGTGAACAGTGGGGCTTACCCAGCCACATGAAATAGCGCGTCGGTGGTTTGTTTCCTGAAACCGAACAATGACTGGGAGATGAACAAACTCCTTAGGGTCGAGATTCGATTCCGCGATTATACGTCGAACGAGAGGTAACGACGCAGCGATTGGTAAATACTGTTGACCTGTGTTAGGCGAACTTCCCGAATCGAGTTGCAGGTGGAGTTCACAGCCATCAGCGTACATACTGCTATCGTAAATAAAGGCGTTGATGCCACGTTCCGGACTAACTGCACCATTATCATCAGTATGGCAGCCAAATAGCAGGGTGAGTAGTAAGTAGCTGATATAGCGCATATGCTAATTGAGTTTTTCCATACAGGAGCCTGACGAATTGGGAAAGGTTGTAAAGCAGGGAGCCTTTTATTGCTGTCAATCTGTCAGCTAATTGCCCAACTGGAACAAGCTTTGTCTGGCAGTGGGCAGATACTATTTGGTTCGATTCCCTGACAAATTAGCTTTATGGAAAGCATACAACACGAAAAAGGAACGATCTCGATTCATACCGAGAACATCTTCCCGATCATTAAGAAGTTTCTTTATTCCGACCATGAAATCTTCCTGCGGGAGCTGGTGTCTAATGCCGTCGATGCAACGCAGAAGCTGAAGCAGTTGGCGTCGTTTGGCGAATTCAACGGCGAGCTGGGTGACTTGAAAGTGACTGTTTCGCTGGACGAAGAAGCCAAGACCATTACCATCAGCGATAATGGTATCGGGATGACGGCCGACGAAATCAAGAAGTATATCAATCAGATTGCGTTCTCCGGCGCGTCGGATTTTCTGGAGAAATACAAAGACAAGACTGACGATAAGGGTCAGATCATCGGGCACTTCGGACTGGGTTTCTACTCAGCGTTTATGGTGGCCAAAGAAGTTGAAATCGTCACAAAATCGTACCGCGAGAACGCTGAAGCCGCCCGGTGGGTGTGCGATGGCTCGACCGAATACGAACTGACGGCGGCTGAACGCCCGGAGCGCGGTACCGATATCATTCTGCACATCGCCGAGGATTCGGAGGAGTTTCTGAACAAAGGCCGGATTCGTGGTATCCTCGACAAGTACGCCCGTTTCCTGCCCACACCGGTTGAGTTCGACGGTGAGGTGGTCAACAACACGACGCCGATCTGGACGAAGTCGCCTTCGGAACTGACCGACGAAGACTACAAGACGTTCTACCGGGAGCTGTACCCGATGAGTGAGGAGCCGCTGTTCTGGATTCACCTCAACGTCGATTATCCGTTCAACCTGACCGGGATTCTTTATTTCCCGCGCATCAAAAACGAACTGCGGTTTCAGCGGGAGAAAATCCAGCTTTACAGTCGGCAGGTGTTTATCACCGACGAGGTGAAAGACGTAGTGCCCGATTTCCTGATGATGCTGCACGGCGTTATCGACTCGCCCGATATTCCGCTGAACGTGTCGCGGAGCTTCCTGCAAGCCGATACGAACGTCAAGAAAATCAACGGCTACATCACCCGCAAAGTCGCTGATAAACTGAATGAACTGTTTAATGCCGACCGGAAAGGATTCGAGGAGAAATTCGACGACATCGGTTTGTTCATCAAGTATGGCATCCTGAGCGACGAGAAATTCTGGGAGCGCGCCAAAAACTTCGTACTACTCAAAAGCACCGATGGTACGTATGCCACGATCGATGAGTACCGCGAGAAGACGCAGGCCAACCAAACCAACAAGTCGGACACGCTGGTGTGGCTCTACACCACCGACCGCAAACAGCAGGATGCCTACGTAGCCTCGGCAACCCGGCGCGGGTACGACGTACTGCTGCTGGACAACGTTATCGACGCCCACTTCATCAACGCGCTGGAGTCGAAGCTGGAGAAAGTACAGCTACAGCGCGTCGATGCCGATACGCTCGACAAACTGATCGACAAAGACATCAGCAACGACAGCGTACTGTCGACCGACGATCAGACAAAGTTGAAAGAGCTGTACGAGAAGACGCTCGACAACAAGACGCTGACGATCACGGTAGCCGCGATGCCCGCCGACGAAATGCCCGTTACGATCACGCAGCCGGAGTTTATGCGTCGGATGAAAGACATGTCGGCGCTATCGGGTGAACAGTCGTTTTATGGCAATATGCCCGCGATGTATAATGTCGCTATCAACGCCAACCATCCACTGATTGGTCGTCTGCTGGCCGAAACTGATGAAGCCGCGCAGCAATCGCTCGTCAAACAAACGTACGATTTGGCGCTACTGGCGCAGAATATGCTGACGGGCGCTGAGCTGACCGCCTTTGTGCAGCGCACGGTGGCGAAGCTGTAGTCGGAGGGGCTAATCAGTACGAAAGGGCCACTCAGTCGGGTGGCCCTTTCTGTTTACACAGCGGCATCAGCTGCGAATGGGTATAGGTACGTAGCTTAATTAGATTATATTGCCTCGCCAATTTATTCGTTAAGTAGTATTGAGTAAATATACTTAGCTGGGTAGTGATTGACGTATAGAGGTAGTATGTTTGGGGCCAATTTTTGCGGTTCAACCGTCGTTAGCCGGGTATCATCGTATACAACTGTACGATTGACTATTTCAACAGTATAATTTGTAGTAATTAACTTCATCTATTTAATCGACAGTGGTGGAATCCTGATAGATTCCTAGTCATATAACATGCTACAAGCGCAGTTTCCCATTTTGTTGGTCGACGACGACGAGCAGATTGCTGATGTACTGAAACGGGCAGCTCAATCGAGTTTTCCAGAAGCTTCGTTCATACACGTTGCCAGTTTTGAAGAAGCAAAATCATATATAGACGACCTGGAGGGAAGAGGCCCAAAGATCGTGTTGCTTGATATTGATCTGAAAGGGGCAGTCGATGGGCTGGATTTTCTGGCCATGTTACGGGCGCATCCTAAAGGACGGCTGTTACCCGTTGTCATGCTGTCGGGCTCGAAGACACCCCGGCAAATTGAACGGTCGTACGCCTTTGGTGCATCAGCGTTTACGGTGAAACCCTACTCGTACAGCGACTGGAAAACGTACCTGTACAATCTCAGAACCTATTGGTTTGAAACAGTAACACTGCTTGACTTCCGTCACCGCCGGGAAGCCTGATTAGGGTTGAGGGCGTCGGGTGAACCACACCCGACGGCGGGCCGCCAGCCGGGCCATGAAGAACAGCAGAACAACAATCAGAACTACGAAAGCAACCAGCGGTAGAAAGATTGTTAACAGCGAAAGGCTGAATGAAGCCACGTTTTCCCCCGTTGCCACTACGGGGTTAGCCAATCCGCCAGTGGTAGCGGTAGAGCCCAGTCGAAGCAGGCTGGTACCCGCCTGAATGATACCCGCTGAACCACCACCCATCAGAAGGCCCAATCCCCAGTGGAATACCGGGTTGTCGATGGGTAGGAGCGAAGTGCTGAGCAAAGTACCTGCAATGATCGATGCGGGTGTGGCGATGGTATCGAGTATGTTGTCGAGCCAGGGAATGTAATAGGCTCCCAACTCAAATACAGTGGCTACAGCTAGTCCGAATAGCGTAGTTGTCTGGCTAAGCCATTCAAAACCGGCCATTGGGCTTATATATCCGAGCCGGGCTGCTATACTCGCCAGCAGCAAGGGCACGAATACACGGAAGCCGCAGCAGGCCGCCAGCCCAACGCCCAGGCAGGCACTCATTATCCAGGCAATAGACATAGTTCGTTACACTGTTTCTGTATGCCTAACCTATTTCCCGAAGAAGGGTTTGTTTGAAACGCCAGTTTCATTTTGTCCGCAACCTGCCTGTTGTCGTTTATTTACTGCGATGAACAACTTAGGTCGTCGAGGCTCACTGTTTGCAGGACCGGCAGGGGTAGTGCCGCCGTCGTAGTTGTCAGCGGGTTGCTGCTACGTTTTTGCTATCGTTATCGGACACAGGCAACGAATATTTCCAGAACAAACCGGGTCCCTCTAATTTGTTCGATACTGGTTCACGACTGGCGAGTTGAATACCACAGGCAGGCATCATGTCAGAAACTGCCGACTCCGAATAAACGACTTCAATACACAGGCCCTGCTCTTCTGCCTTTTCCAGCATATCGAACAGATACGTCACCCCTACAATGTAGAAAGCTTCCGTCAACGTTTGCGCGTAGGTCCACTCGGGTGTGCCGCGTTTCGCAGACTCACCGATTGTCATATACTTCTTATACAGTTCAAATCCGTTCATGGTATCTGCCAGGGGAGAAAAGCAGTTAAATCGGTGGCAAACTGACTTATACTCAGCAGAAACACAAATTCTGTTTAATTTTAGTTAAACAAAATTTACTAAATGGAAACATGAGATTAATTTGTATGCCGATACGGGATATATAGTGAATTAAATCAGCTGTTGCTGGTAACTAGCTGAAAAACTGAGGGTTGAAATTCATCAGATAGACCTCGTCGGTGGCGCGGGTCAGAGCAGTATACAGCCAGCGAACAAATTCGTGGTTGACCTGCCCCTCCGGTAGAAACCCCTGATCGATAAACACCGCATTCCACTGGCCACCCTGCGCCTTGTGGCAGGTCAGGGCATACGCGAATTTCACTTGCAGTGCATTCAGGTACGGGTC is part of the Spirosoma rhododendri genome and encodes:
- a CDS encoding NAD(P)H-hydrate dehydratase, coding for MKILNVDQIRALDESTIKHEPIAPLNLMERASLGFVNWYVDHFPATTSTKIFCGLGNNGGDGLAIARLLMEREYPVEVYVVRYAPRESDDFMHNHRRLKLITEDIKYVEFSRDLPTLRHNEVVIDAILGSGLSRPAEGIVKATIETINRAPATVISVDIASGLYVDQANQPDDVIIEPDHTVSFQLPKLAFVLPKNGKYVGNWHLVDIQLHKRYIDLAPTPYYFTQPREARLLLHKRERYSNKGTFGHALLLAGSFGKMGAAVLSARACLRSGVGLLTVHVPQCGYPILQSSVPEAMCQPDGHQTVLTGTSRISSTPPSEYSTVGIGPGIGKAPETLTMLRELLPTIKKPMVIDADALNLLSENRELYAQIPKHSILTPHPKEFERLTKPWKDDYEKLDLLRDFAKTHKLVVVLKGAYSAVATPDGEVHFNATGNPGLSTGGTGDVLTGVLTALLAQGYDPVEAAVLGVYAHGLAGDVVASQRGPIGMTASDVVDALRWE
- the rplS gene encoding 50S ribosomal protein L19, which produces MSELIKLVEADNAQRRTELPTFRAGDTVNVHVKIREGNKERIQVFTGTVIQRRNPSSGGETFTVRKVSNGVGVERIFPTLSPNIDKIEVVRMGKVRRARLFFLRGRQGKAARLKERKPKPAVVA
- a CDS encoding rhodanese-like domain-containing protein; the encoded protein is MLTHSYSDISLDELDSLRQQPGTLVVDVRDEWEFDEFNLGGLNLPLPDIRARKDELTGHDPLIVVCSNGTRSRIAIKDLLRQPEFQQHTLYHLHGGLIGDV
- a CDS encoding bestrophin family protein, which gives rise to MILYKAKSWLPAVWHFHTGPTAFALFRRLGVVLIYVAIVTTVEIHYFDTRLKDTPSSFLSAMGILLSLLLIYRTNTAYDRFYEGRTAWGALVNNSRNLALYFNAVLPLDRHEDRLFFAKMISNFPFALKNHLRGSTNTDELELLDDEDKQTLNRFDYKPGGVSSLLWNRSESLYREGMLSTSQHINLNQRLTAMMDVAGICDRIKSTPIPFSYNLFIKLFITIYVGVLPFTIVQAFGYMTIPAVVLTSYILIGLELIGEEIEDPFGVDRNDLPLNQISQLIRVNVHDILNYELPQAEKQAAKPGFVIVT
- the dapF gene encoding diaminopimelate epimerase; the protein is MPFFKYQGTGNDFVMIDDRSETFPASDQALIERLCHRRFGIGADGLILLRNDPDYDFRMIYFNADGAEGSMCGNGGRCIVRFAHDLNLFEGQTRFIAVDGEHTATVTDNDVSLKMSDVAAIGEQGNHVFLNTGSPHAVLFTDDLESTDVVAEGRAIRYSEPFSPGGTNVNFVQQTDQSSLYVRTYERGVEDETYSCGTGVTAAALAAHSQLGVAEPVAIRTLGGNLRVSFNQKPDGTFTDVYLIGPARRVFTGSCTI
- a CDS encoding FeoA family protein, whose translation is MSKRSVADLKVGERAIIQAFNDEVMSLKLLEMGCLPGAEVCMGSKAPLGDPICLHVSGYCLSMRKAEAATILVE
- a CDS encoding GMC oxidoreductase, whose product is MANFNIDAQALNTYDAIVVGSGISGGWSAKELTAKGLRTLVLERGRDVRHITDYPTTNMQPWEFEHRGQLTKDVKDANPIISKCYAFYEGTEQFFVKDAEHPYVQEKPFDWIRGYQVGGKSLMWARQTQRWSDFDFTGPARDGFAVDWPIRYADLAPWYSYVEKFAGITGNKDGLDTLPDGEFLTPHEWNCVETHFQKQIASKYKDRHVIMGRAAHLTSPKQIHYDQGRAQCQHRTICERGCPFGGYFSSNSSTIPWAAKTGKMTLRPNSVVHSIIYDEKKGRATGVRVIDANTKQMTEYYARLIFVNAAALNTNLILLNSISTRFPNGLGNDSGTLGKYVAFHNYRAGISGEYDGNLDMTTDGRRPNSPYIPRFRNVYKQETNFLRGYAAGFQAGRSSDTDQSGMGADLKQSLLNPKLGGWHVGSHMMGETIPKESNYVALDSSLKDPYGIPQLKIAIAYDDNDEKMIKDYQEQMTEMFQAAGFTNIRLRDDKRNPGLDIHEMGGVRMGKDPKTSMLNKWNQLHAVKNVFVTDGASMTSTSTQNPSLTYMAFSARSVDYAVKAMKKGLV